AGATCAGTATTTTCCCGAATCCCGCATCCGAAAAGGTTACCATTCAATTTCCCGCAGGATCGGGCAATGAAGCCGGCCGGCTGTTTGTGACGGGAATCAGTGGCCGCAAAATCAGAGAAGAGGTGATTGCGGTTGGAGAAGATGCAGAAATATTGGATGTGAGCGAATGGGCTAAGGGAATTTATATTATCCGATATGTGAATGGCCAGCAGGTATATACCCGGAACCTTGTAGTAAAGTAATCAATTTTTACCGCGTATCAGGGAAAGGACAAATTCCAGTTGCGTATCTTTTCCCAGGAGAAAGTCTGTAAGGGAATCTTCTACATTCAGGTCAGGCGGCAATCCCTGGTTTACAATTCTGTAATCATCTTTGCGGGTGGTAAGCCGAATGGTGGAAACTCTTCCGGTTATCCGGCTGTTGGGGAGAATAAATTCCACAGAATTGCCAAAAGTCCCGGTTTCGATACATCCACAGGAAGTGCCTACAGTCTTGCCCATTTCATTATACGTAAAAGCATGATGCAGGAGGCAGGAATTGGAAATGGAAAGGCCATTGGTCAGGAGGTAGGTTTCCCCGGTAAAACGCAGCTTCTCAGGCTTGGGAGAGATGGGTTCCCAGATGAGTGTATCATAAGTATTTACCGGATTTTGCCACCCACTGGCGAGTTCTTTTCCCACAAATTTTTTAAAAACTGAAATCGCAAGTCCCGGGAAAACCATATCGTATTTAATTCTTTCTTTAAAAAGCGGGCTTGCTCTCACGATACTGGTATAGGCGTAGAAAAAAGGTTTGTCTGAAAGAAAAGAAAGCAGTTCGGGGCCGCGAATGATATAGCCGCCTTTATTTCCCCTTACATCAATGATCAGGTATGAGACCTCAGACTTTCGGATGGTGCGGAATGATTGTTTGAGAAATTGCCTGTATTTCAGCTCATTTCCCTGTGC
The DNA window shown above is from Bacteroidia bacterium and carries:
- a CDS encoding S41 family peptidase, coding for MQEDIDSLRSVLYTTPTDPFAFIQKEELESLFRAVEDSIAQPRSVIWFYQQLNPIIISVKDIHTRIWLSWAANPYAHAGGFYLPLKIRYFNQRIYIAGDPGNRVSTGTELIAINGVPAIWIARKLLAEHYTDGDISPTRIGLMEENFANSLPLFFPIDSINALQVRTPGSSRDSLIQYPGIKKTEKPPKVRKKFEESFQLNLLPEDQAAVLRIGSFAQGNELKYRQFLKQSFRTIRKSEVSYLIIDVRGNKGGYIIRGPELLSFLSDKPFFYAYTSIVRASPLFKERIKYDMVFPGLAISVFKKFVGKELASGWQNPVNTYDTLIWEPISPKPEKLRFTGETYLLTNGLSISNSCLLHHAFTYNEMGKTVGTSCGCIETGTFGNSVEFILPNSRITGRVSTIRLTTRKDDYRIVNQGLPPDLNVEDSLTDFLLGKDTQLEFVLSLIRGKN